A genome region from Altererythrobacter aquiaggeris includes the following:
- a CDS encoding SspB family protein: MSENTPDSMIPYDEIVQEALRAVVGRVLSEVVRGGSELPGDHHFYITFKTGAAGVDIPKHLTERFPDEMTIVLQNKFWDLNVDDHGFQVGLSFNQMPSLLSIPYSAITAFVDPAVDFGLQFQATVADMAPEPHDDAENDSPAPQRSDETGETDDGSNVVTVDFGRKG, encoded by the coding sequence ATGAGCGAGAATACACCAGACAGCATGATCCCCTATGACGAGATCGTGCAGGAAGCCCTCCGCGCGGTTGTCGGCCGCGTGCTGAGCGAGGTCGTGCGCGGCGGGAGCGAACTTCCCGGCGATCACCACTTCTATATCACTTTCAAGACGGGCGCCGCTGGCGTGGATATCCCGAAGCATCTGACGGAACGTTTCCCCGACGAAATGACGATCGTGCTGCAAAACAAATTCTGGGATCTGAACGTCGATGATCACGGCTTTCAGGTGGGCCTCAGCTTCAACCAGATGCCTTCGCTGCTTTCGATCCCCTATTCCGCAATCACCGCTTTCGTGGATCCTGCGGTCGATTTCGGGCTGCAATTCCAGGCGACCGTTGCCGATATGGCGCCCGAACCGCATGATGATGCCGAAAATGACAGCCCCGCACCGCAGCGCAGCGATGAAACTGGCGAGACTGACGACGGATCGAACGTTGTCACAGTCGATTTCGGGCGCAAGGGTTAG
- the gmk gene encoding guanylate kinase — protein MTDQSTLSRRGIMFILSSPSGAGKTTMSQKLLMADKEIQLSVSATTRPPRKGEVNGVDYHFVSDARFDEMVEKDEFYEWAHVFDNRYGTPKGYIRQGLKQGQDFLFDIDWQGTQQLYQKDQQDAVSVFLLPPNLAALRSRLETRGLDSADVIDSRMQRARGEISHWAEYDYVVINDDVDECFVKVREILHAERMKRTRQTGLIPFVRELME, from the coding sequence ATGACTGACCAAAGCACGCTTTCCCGCCGCGGGATTATGTTCATCCTGTCATCCCCGTCGGGCGCGGGAAAAACCACCATGTCGCAAAAATTGCTGATGGCCGATAAAGAAATCCAGCTGTCAGTATCTGCGACCACGCGCCCGCCGCGCAAAGGCGAAGTAAACGGCGTGGACTATCATTTCGTGTCCGACGCGCGGTTCGATGAAATGGTCGAAAAAGACGAATTTTACGAATGGGCGCATGTCTTCGATAATCGCTATGGCACGCCCAAGGGATATATTCGCCAGGGCCTGAAACAGGGGCAGGATTTCCTGTTCGATATCGATTGGCAGGGTACCCAGCAATTGTATCAGAAAGACCAACAGGATGCGGTCAGCGTCTTCCTGTTGCCGCCGAATCTGGCCGCCCTGCGCAGCCGCCTGGAAACACGCGGGCTGGATAGCGCCGATGTGATCGACAGCCGTATGCAGCGTGCGCGCGGCGAAATCAGCCACTGGGCCGAATATGACTATGTCGTGATCAATGACGATGTCGACGAATGCTTCGTAAAAGTGCGCGAAATCCTGCACGCCGAACGGATGAAACGGACGCGGCAGACCGGACTGATCCCGTTTGTACGCGAGTTGATGGAGTAG
- a CDS encoding response regulator → MPDNKKSILIVEDEFFLAFQLADDLEDLGYEIIGPALHLKDALVLAKEADITAAFLDVNLGHGDTSQPVAEILRARDVPFIFVTAYDRKEVTFALPGDEVLKKPITSREVLQTLRDRLPDIEL, encoded by the coding sequence ATGCCTGACAATAAAAAAAGCATTTTGATCGTCGAAGACGAATTTTTCCTCGCCTTTCAGCTGGCCGACGATCTTGAAGATCTGGGTTACGAGATTATCGGACCCGCGCTGCATCTCAAGGATGCCCTGGTGCTGGCGAAGGAAGCCGATATCACCGCCGCTTTTCTGGACGTCAATCTGGGGCATGGGGATACGTCGCAACCGGTTGCAGAAATCTTGCGCGCCAGAGACGTGCCGTTCATTTTCGTGACCGCCTATGATCGCAAGGAAGTCACCTTCGCACTGCCGGGTGACGAAGTTCTGAAAAAGCCGATTACCAGCCGCGAAGTGCTGCAGACATTGCGCGACCGGCTGCCCGATATCGAATTGTAA
- a CDS encoding sensor histidine kinase, with amino-acid sequence MTASERLSGDQSTDSPLTLADGLSLRHDGDLDAMGRTAMLEAMTEAVPVGIVITDASGKIIHGNKCVEEMVRHPVLFSNDADSYGEWISYHADGTKVASEEYPLARIIKGGEDHAQLEVHYQRGDKTMFWMRIIGKSVRGADNKLLGATVALIDVDEEIMLRQSQEILIGELNHRVKNAFSVTMAIVRRSLGGTNVSADVMAAIAARLQAYAMVHSQLVGTKWGFASLRQVAQDVLQPIAGEHLELAGPEVKISSQTGISLSMAFYELVTNASKYGALSVEGGKILLGWDIDREKSPEEVTMRWRETGGPDVADTTAEGFGTFITQRAVAAQTNGTVTALYKRTGLEWTLKMPLPSKMS; translated from the coding sequence ATGACGGCCAGCGAACGACTATCTGGTGATCAGTCCACTGATTCACCGCTAACATTGGCGGACGGTTTGTCGCTGCGCCATGATGGCGATCTGGATGCAATGGGGCGCACTGCCATGCTGGAGGCCATGACCGAAGCTGTCCCTGTCGGCATTGTCATCACGGACGCGTCGGGCAAGATTATTCACGGCAATAAATGTGTCGAGGAAATGGTGCGCCATCCGGTGCTCTTTTCTAATGACGCAGATTCGTATGGCGAATGGATTTCGTACCATGCGGACGGAACCAAGGTTGCTTCGGAAGAATACCCCCTCGCCAGGATTATCAAGGGCGGCGAAGACCACGCGCAGTTGGAAGTGCATTACCAGCGCGGTGACAAGACAATGTTCTGGATGCGCATAATCGGCAAATCGGTGCGCGGTGCCGACAATAAATTGCTTGGCGCGACAGTTGCCCTGATTGATGTCGATGAAGAAATTATGCTGCGCCAGTCGCAGGAAATCCTGATTGGAGAATTGAACCACCGGGTAAAAAATGCCTTCAGCGTAACCATGGCGATCGTGCGCCGTTCATTGGGGGGAACCAATGTTTCGGCGGATGTCATGGCGGCCATCGCGGCACGCCTTCAGGCATATGCCATGGTCCATAGCCAACTGGTTGGCACAAAGTGGGGCTTCGCCAGCCTGCGGCAAGTCGCCCAGGACGTTCTTCAACCGATCGCCGGCGAGCACCTGGAGCTGGCCGGGCCGGAGGTGAAAATTTCTTCACAGACGGGTATTTCTTTATCGATGGCTTTCTATGAGCTGGTAACCAACGCGTCGAAATACGGAGCCCTGTCTGTCGAGGGCGGAAAAATCCTGCTAGGCTGGGATATCGACCGCGAAAAGTCGCCCGAGGAAGTAACCATGCGCTGGCGCGAAACCGGCGGACCGGATGTGGCAGATACGACCGCAGAAGGGTTCGGAACGTTTATCACGCAGCGTGCTGTGGCGGCGCAGACCAATGGGACCGTGACGGCGCTTTACAAACGCACGGGTCTGGAATGGACCCTGAAAATGCCACTACCTTCCAAGATGAGTTGA
- a CDS encoding SDR family NAD(P)-dependent oxidoreductase, whose protein sequence is MKLNELFGLEGKIALVTGGSRGIGKMIVEGLLEAGCARVYIVARKKEQVDETAAELGDKVIGLVGDLSQMDGIQQLADDLASREEKLDLLVNNAGAAWGAPFDEFTEAGWDRTMDLNVKTPFFLTQKLHGLLKAAGTKERPAKVLMIASIDGMKTNPWPTYPYQASKAGLIHLTRRMAAELIADNIVVNGIGPGAFPSAMNRAARDNKELVEKGIPSRRVGVTEDMAAGAIYLLSRAGDYVVGTTIPIDGGVVNANIGAGNFVDPAG, encoded by the coding sequence ATGAAACTGAATGAACTTTTCGGCCTCGAAGGCAAAATCGCGCTGGTAACTGGCGGATCGCGCGGCATCGGCAAGATGATCGTCGAAGGCCTGCTCGAAGCCGGCTGCGCGCGGGTTTATATTGTGGCGCGCAAGAAAGAACAGGTCGATGAAACCGCTGCCGAATTGGGCGACAAGGTCATCGGCTTGGTCGGCGATCTGTCGCAGATGGACGGCATCCAGCAGCTGGCAGACGACTTGGCGAGCCGCGAGGAAAAGCTGGACCTGCTGGTTAACAATGCCGGTGCGGCATGGGGTGCTCCGTTTGATGAATTTACCGAGGCCGGCTGGGACCGGACCATGGATCTCAACGTCAAGACACCGTTTTTCCTGACCCAGAAACTGCACGGCTTGCTCAAGGCGGCAGGGACGAAAGAACGACCGGCCAAAGTTTTGATGATCGCGTCGATCGACGGGATGAAGACGAACCCGTGGCCGACCTATCCCTATCAGGCGTCCAAGGCCGGCTTGATCCATCTGACGCGGCGGATGGCTGCCGAACTGATCGCCGACAATATCGTGGTGAACGGCATCGGTCCGGGCGCCTTCCCCAGCGCAATGAACCGCGCTGCGCGTGATAATAAGGAACTGGTCGAGAAGGGCATCCCCTCGCGCCGTGTCGGAGTGACCGAAGATATGGCGGCAGGCGCGATCTACCTGCTCAGCCGTGCGGGCGACTATGTGGTCGGCACCACGATCCCGATCGATGGCGGCGTGGTAAACGCCAACATCGGCGCGGGCAATTTCGTCGATCCGGCGGGATAG
- a CDS encoding acyl-CoA dehydrogenase — protein sequence MALYYDDDQSMLADTASQFMAEEGSIKKQLRHWRDRDCKDGFGHELWKQFGEMGFTGMLVSEEDGGLGMGNVEAGIVLEQIGRNLTPSPFLTSSVLAATALGQGSNDLRGRYLPGLISGEHVFAVAIDEGAKHRPERIKTRAEKSGNGFKLSGQKDFVIHGASADMMIVAARTSGSDDDQDGITLFAVPKDAAGLSQDAVRLVDSSIATHAKFDNVELDGDAVIGEVDGGREVLNAMLSAGRVGAAAESVGVSAGSMDMTVDYLKQRKQFGKLIGEFQALQHRAAHLYSEVEIARAATIKAQQLLDAGAPSAELMVSVAKAKAGTTSNLSVREGVQMHGGIGMTDEYDIGLYMKRDRALSEFLGDANYHTERVARLSGY from the coding sequence ATGGCGCTTTATTATGACGACGACCAGTCGATGCTGGCTGACACCGCATCGCAGTTCATGGCCGAAGAAGGCTCCATCAAAAAACAGCTGCGCCATTGGCGCGACCGCGATTGCAAGGATGGGTTCGGCCACGAATTGTGGAAGCAGTTCGGCGAAATGGGCTTTACCGGTATGCTTGTTTCGGAAGAGGATGGCGGGCTGGGTATGGGCAATGTCGAGGCTGGCATCGTGCTCGAACAGATCGGCCGCAATCTCACCCCGTCGCCGTTTCTGACCAGTTCGGTTCTGGCTGCAACGGCGCTAGGGCAGGGTAGCAACGATCTTCGCGGACGCTATTTGCCGGGCCTGATTTCGGGCGAGCACGTGTTTGCAGTGGCGATCGACGAGGGCGCAAAACACCGCCCCGAACGGATCAAAACAAGGGCCGAGAAATCGGGCAACGGGTTCAAACTCAGCGGCCAGAAGGATTTCGTGATCCACGGTGCCAGCGCGGATATGATGATTGTCGCCGCGCGCACATCGGGCAGTGATGATGATCAAGACGGCATCACACTGTTTGCAGTACCCAAGGATGCCGCGGGGCTTTCACAGGATGCTGTTCGCCTGGTCGATAGCTCGATCGCGACCCACGCCAAATTCGACAATGTCGAGCTTGATGGTGACGCGGTGATCGGCGAAGTCGATGGCGGGCGCGAAGTGCTCAACGCGATGCTCAGCGCAGGCCGTGTCGGCGCGGCTGCCGAAAGCGTCGGTGTTTCGGCCGGTTCGATGGATATGACGGTCGATTATCTCAAACAGCGCAAGCAGTTCGGCAAGCTGATCGGCGAATTTCAGGCGCTGCAGCACCGCGCTGCGCATCTGTATTCCGAGGTTGAAATCGCGCGCGCCGCGACAATCAAGGCGCAGCAATTGCTCGATGCGGGCGCGCCCAGCGCCGAACTGATGGTTTCGGTTGCCAAGGCCAAGGCCGGCACCACGTCCAATCTTTCGGTCCGTGAAGGTGTGCAGATGCATGGCGGGATCGGTATGACCGACGAATATGACATCGGCCTGTATATGAAGCGGGACCGCGCATTGTCCGAATTCCTGGGTGATGCGAATTATCACACCGAACGCGTTGCCCGGCTTAGCGGGTATTGA
- a CDS encoding acyl-CoA dehydrogenase family protein has product MSDTEQFRLETRDWLESNCPPEMRQLVRDEGDVYWGGRNAKFKNDAQKAWFEACVEKGYTVPAWPKEYGGAGLDGPQSKILREEMARIGARPPLSSFGIWMLGPALLKFGTEEQKVHYLGEIARGEIRWCQGYSEPGSGSDLVSMQTFGEDKGDHWVVNGQKIWTSYADEADWIFCLVRTDKTNKYQGITFMLFDMESKGVSTKPILLISGNSPFCETFFDDVEVPKDQHVGEINRGWDVAKYLLGHEREMISGAGGGDRTSAIGAAMLRHAGDLDPMLRADLAKFDVEALAYGAMGEKFLDEMKAGKGHPAQPNMMKYVGTELNKRRHELMMAAGGSRSLEWDSEETGGGKASRNWLRTKANSIEGGTSEVMLNVVAKRILDLPGA; this is encoded by the coding sequence ATGTCCGACACCGAGCAATTCCGTCTTGAAACCCGCGATTGGCTGGAATCCAATTGCCCGCCCGAAATGCGCCAACTCGTCCGCGACGAGGGCGATGTTTATTGGGGAGGCCGCAATGCGAAGTTCAAGAACGATGCGCAAAAGGCATGGTTCGAAGCGTGTGTCGAAAAGGGCTACACCGTTCCGGCCTGGCCGAAAGAATATGGCGGCGCAGGTCTGGATGGGCCGCAATCCAAAATCCTGCGCGAAGAAATGGCCCGCATCGGCGCGCGTCCGCCGCTATCCAGCTTCGGCATCTGGATGCTTGGCCCGGCACTGTTAAAGTTCGGCACAGAAGAACAGAAAGTCCATTATCTCGGAGAAATCGCGCGCGGAGAGATCCGCTGGTGTCAGGGATACTCCGAACCGGGTTCGGGATCGGATCTGGTGTCGATGCAGACATTCGGCGAAGACAAGGGCGATCACTGGGTCGTCAACGGCCAGAAGATATGGACTTCCTACGCCGACGAAGCGGACTGGATTTTCTGCCTCGTTCGCACTGACAAGACGAACAAATATCAAGGCATCACCTTCATGCTGTTCGACATGGAATCGAAGGGCGTTTCAACCAAGCCGATCCTGCTGATCAGTGGCAACAGCCCGTTTTGTGAAACCTTCTTTGACGATGTAGAAGTACCCAAAGATCAGCACGTCGGCGAAATCAACCGCGGCTGGGACGTTGCAAAATATCTGCTCGGCCACGAACGCGAAATGATCTCGGGCGCAGGCGGCGGCGACCGGACCAGTGCCATCGGCGCGGCGATGCTGCGTCATGCCGGTGATCTGGACCCGATGCTTCGTGCCGACCTTGCCAAATTCGATGTCGAAGCGTTGGCTTATGGCGCGATGGGCGAGAAATTCCTTGACGAGATGAAGGCCGGAAAAGGCCATCCAGCGCAGCCCAACATGATGAAATATGTCGGTACCGAACTTAACAAGCGCCGCCATGAATTGATGATGGCGGCGGGCGGTTCGCGCAGTCTTGAATGGGACAGCGAAGAAACCGGCGGCGGCAAGGCATCGCGCAACTGGCTGCGGACGAAAGCCAATTCCATCGAAGGCGGCACCAGCGAAGTCATGCTGAACGTGGTTGCCAAACGCATTCTTGATCTTCCGGGGGCCTGA
- a CDS encoding MFS transporter: protein MAGVATPVLTGPLPMRLKIIHGFGAVAFGVKDTGFSFFLLIFYNQVLGMDAALVSLALLLALLADAVIDPILGNLSDRTYTRWGRRLPWLYVAPVPLALAWVILWSPPGGEPPSFLGLLGIAIVVRMLLSACEVPSVSLVPELTADYDERTTLFRYRYLFGWMGGLSMMVLAYTVFMPGSEGLLQSDGYAAFGIFGAVMIVISVIGSAAGQHRLFAHLPAKKPPPFSIANAFSEIREAFSEKAFLIFAAGGLAAYISQGMTFSISNYLNLFVWQFSSAALMAYPVVLFVSVVMMFFIVGPMHKRLGKPMSAAVAAIAALVITFIPYGLLLSGFWPQPGSLESTISLYAFLIFGNMFGVVVMISASSMIAEIVEAFEERTGRRSEGAFYSGNWLVQKCATGLGIFLTGQVISISQLSTDASPGTVPDNVISTLVLLYGGASLVLAIIAAFWLGRFPIDRAEHEARIAAMNSAVRASPDGPGSAP from the coding sequence ATGGCTGGCGTGGCAACGCCCGTGCTGACCGGACCGCTGCCTATGCGGCTCAAAATTATTCACGGGTTCGGTGCGGTCGCGTTCGGCGTCAAGGACACCGGCTTTTCATTTTTTCTGCTCATCTTCTATAATCAGGTGCTGGGGATGGACGCGGCACTGGTCAGCCTTGCCCTGCTGCTCGCGCTGTTGGCCGACGCTGTCATAGATCCTATTCTGGGCAACCTGTCCGACCGGACCTACACCCGCTGGGGACGCCGTCTCCCGTGGCTTTATGTCGCTCCTGTCCCGCTTGCCCTGGCATGGGTCATTTTATGGTCACCGCCCGGCGGCGAACCACCCAGTTTCTTGGGCTTGCTGGGTATCGCGATCGTCGTGCGTATGCTGCTGTCCGCCTGCGAAGTGCCTTCCGTGTCGCTGGTCCCCGAATTGACTGCGGACTATGACGAACGGACCACCTTGTTCCGCTACCGTTATCTGTTTGGCTGGATGGGCGGCCTGTCGATGATGGTGCTCGCCTATACGGTATTTATGCCCGGCTCGGAAGGTTTGCTGCAGAGCGACGGATATGCCGCGTTCGGCATTTTTGGTGCGGTTATGATCGTAATATCGGTCATAGGTTCGGCAGCGGGGCAGCACAGGCTTTTTGCACATCTGCCGGCGAAAAAACCGCCACCCTTCAGCATTGCAAACGCGTTTTCCGAAATCCGGGAAGCTTTCTCCGAAAAGGCCTTTCTGATTTTCGCCGCCGGCGGACTGGCGGCATATATCAGCCAGGGGATGACCTTTTCGATTTCCAATTATCTCAATCTGTTTGTCTGGCAATTCAGCAGCGCTGCACTGATGGCATATCCTGTCGTTCTGTTCGTTAGTGTGGTGATGATGTTCTTCATCGTCGGGCCGATGCACAAACGGCTTGGCAAACCCATGAGTGCAGCCGTTGCAGCGATTGCGGCGCTGGTCATCACTTTCATACCCTATGGTCTGCTGTTGTCAGGGTTCTGGCCGCAGCCGGGATCGCTGGAGTCCACAATCAGCCTCTACGCCTTTTTGATTTTCGGAAACATGTTTGGCGTCGTCGTGATGATCTCGGCATCATCCATGATTGCAGAGATTGTCGAAGCCTTCGAAGAGCGCACCGGACGCAGAAGCGAAGGGGCGTTTTATTCGGGTAACTGGTTGGTGCAAAAATGTGCAACCGGGCTCGGAATATTCCTGACAGGACAGGTTATATCCATTTCGCAGCTTTCAACCGATGCCAGTCCCGGCACTGTCCCGGACAATGTCATCAGCACGCTGGTGCTGCTTTATGGCGGCGCTTCTCTGGTGCTGGCGATCATCGCTGCATTCTGGCTCGGAAGGTTCCCGATCGACCGGGCGGAACACGAAGCAAGGATCGCAGCAATGAACAGTGCTGTGCGTGCCAGCCCCGACGGACCGGGCAGCGCACCTTGA